Proteins encoded by one window of Archaeoglobus veneficus SNP6:
- a CDS encoding hydroxymethylglutaryl-CoA synthase: MGVGIVSYGTYIPKYRIKAEEIARIWGEDGEVISKGLGIQQKSIPYLDEDTATIAVEAAREAVGRAGIDASEIGAVYVGSESHPYVVKPTATIVGEALGIGNEYFAADLEFACKAGTAGVQICMAMVKAGMVNYGLAIGADTSQGAPGDPLEYSASAGGAAYIVGGKNVIAEIEATCSFTSDTPDFWRREGQPYPSHGGRFTGLPAYFRHVTSAAKMIMERTGLKPSDFKYVVLHQPNGKFPTRAAKMLGFSNEQVKQGLVVPYIGNTYSGSSLLGLAAVLDVVKPDERILLVSFGSGAGSDAFVIRATDAIESIERTPQVWDKIKSGVYVDYGLYLKLRKKIKVR, translated from the coding sequence GTGGGAGTCGGTATAGTCTCATACGGAACGTACATTCCAAAGTACAGGATCAAGGCTGAGGAAATCGCGAGGATATGGGGCGAAGACGGCGAAGTTATCTCCAAGGGTCTTGGAATCCAGCAGAAGTCAATCCCTTACCTTGACGAAGACACTGCAACTATTGCCGTTGAGGCTGCGAGGGAGGCCGTTGGCAGAGCTGGAATAGATGCGAGCGAGATTGGAGCTGTTTACGTCGGCTCCGAAAGTCACCCCTACGTCGTCAAGCCCACGGCAACAATCGTTGGTGAAGCTCTCGGAATTGGTAATGAATACTTCGCTGCCGATTTGGAATTTGCGTGCAAGGCAGGAACTGCAGGCGTGCAAATCTGCATGGCGATGGTTAAGGCAGGAATGGTTAACTACGGCCTTGCAATCGGAGCTGACACGAGTCAGGGTGCCCCGGGCGACCCGCTGGAGTACTCTGCCTCAGCCGGCGGGGCAGCGTACATCGTTGGCGGGAAGAATGTTATAGCCGAGATTGAGGCTACCTGCTCCTTCACATCAGACACGCCCGACTTCTGGAGGAGAGAGGGGCAGCCCTACCCGAGCCACGGTGGGAGGTTTACTGGCTTACCCGCTTACTTCAGACACGTAACTTCAGCGGCGAAGATGATAATGGAGAGAACCGGGCTGAAACCGTCTGATTTCAAGTATGTGGTTCTCCACCAGCCAAACGGCAAGTTTCCAACAAGGGCGGCAAAGATGCTGGGATTCAGCAATGAGCAGGTAAAGCAGGGGCTTGTGGTGCCGTACATAGGCAACACGTACTCCGGTTCGTCACTTCTCGGCCTCGCAGCAGTTCTTGATGTTGTAAAGCCCGATGAGCGCATTTTGCTCGTTTCCTTTGGTTCAGGAGCTGGAAGCGATGCGTTCGTTATCAGAGCAACGGACGCGATAGAAAGTATCGAAAGAACGCCGCAGGTTTGGGACAAGATAAAGAGCGGTGTTTACGTTGACTACGGGCTCTACCTCAAACTCAGGAAGAAGATCAAGGTGAGATAA
- a CDS encoding thiolase domain-containing protein, which yields MRKVAIIGVGQSKFGELWDSSFRDIVLSAGIEALEDAGLEGKEIEAMFVGNMSGGRYLAQEHIAALIADYAGLAELHIPSTRVEAADASGGLALRQAYMAVASGMHDIVIAAGAEKVTDVGSEAAMEILASAADREWEVFAGATLASLYAMIARLHMEEFGTKPEDLAMVSVKNHKNATLNPKAQFRREISLEVALNSPYVAEPLRLFDCAPLSDGAAAVILASEEVAKKYTDTPVYISACCQASDYIALHNRKDLLTMQAVVHAAKQAYKQAGIEAKDIDVAEVHDSFTIAEILAYEDLGFAKKGEGAKLIREGVTSLDGDIPVNPSGGLKACGHAVGATGIRQAVEITLQLRGEADKRQVDAERGLALNVGGTGATAVVTIFTR from the coding sequence ATGAGGAAGGTCGCGATTATAGGCGTTGGCCAGAGCAAGTTCGGCGAGCTCTGGGATTCAAGCTTTAGAGACATAGTTCTTTCAGCCGGAATTGAAGCTCTTGAAGATGCCGGACTCGAAGGCAAGGAAATCGAGGCAATGTTTGTTGGCAACATGAGCGGCGGCAGATATCTTGCTCAGGAGCACATTGCAGCATTGATAGCAGACTACGCAGGTTTAGCAGAGTTACACATTCCATCGACGCGTGTTGAAGCTGCGGACGCAAGCGGAGGATTGGCGTTGAGACAGGCGTACATGGCAGTTGCTTCTGGCATGCACGACATAGTGATTGCCGCGGGAGCGGAGAAGGTTACAGATGTGGGTAGCGAGGCAGCAATGGAAATCCTCGCTTCCGCTGCAGACAGGGAATGGGAGGTTTTCGCTGGCGCGACCCTTGCTTCCCTCTATGCGATGATTGCAAGGCTGCACATGGAGGAGTTCGGTACGAAGCCCGAAGATTTAGCTATGGTCAGTGTAAAGAACCACAAGAATGCGACGCTGAATCCAAAGGCCCAGTTCAGAAGGGAAATCAGCCTTGAAGTTGCTCTGAACTCCCCATATGTTGCCGAGCCTTTGCGCCTCTTCGACTGTGCACCGCTTTCAGATGGAGCAGCAGCGGTAATCCTCGCGAGTGAGGAGGTCGCAAAGAAGTACACTGACACACCCGTCTATATCTCTGCATGCTGCCAGGCCAGCGACTACATAGCTTTGCACAACAGGAAGGACTTGCTGACAATGCAGGCTGTTGTGCATGCAGCAAAGCAGGCTTACAAGCAGGCAGGAATCGAGGCGAAGGATATCGATGTTGCGGAAGTCCACGACTCCTTCACGATTGCCGAGATTCTTGCGTACGAGGATCTGGGCTTTGCCAAGAAGGGTGAAGGGGCAAAGCTGATACGGGAAGGCGTAACGAGTCTCGACGGAGACATTCCCGTCAATCCATCTGGTGGGCTCAAGGCATGTGGGCATGCTGTTGGAGCGACTGGCATAAGGCAGGCTGTCGAGATAACGCTTCAGTTGAGAGGAGAAGCAGACAAGAGACAGGTTGACGCTGAACGCGGTCTTGCGTTAAACGTTGGCGGAACCGGCGCTACAGCAGTTGTTACGATTTTCACGAGGTGA
- a CDS encoding Zn-ribbon domain-containing OB-fold protein — protein MLPRFWRKIKYRYDLVGTRCENCGNYYYPPRNLCPVCRRKSEIKEVKLSGKGEVVSYTVVHDAPEDLKAQKPYIIALIKLEEGPLITAQLVCEPDEVKIGMKVRKAFRKYGEESEAGIIYYGTKFVPDE, from the coding sequence ATGCTTCCGCGCTTCTGGAGGAAGATAAAGTACAGGTACGATCTCGTTGGAACGAGGTGCGAGAACTGCGGGAACTACTACTACCCGCCCCGCAACCTCTGTCCGGTGTGCAGGAGAAAAAGCGAGATCAAGGAAGTGAAGCTCAGCGGCAAGGGAGAGGTTGTAAGCTACACCGTCGTTCACGATGCTCCTGAAGACCTCAAAGCTCAGAAGCCCTACATCATAGCTCTCATAAAACTCGAGGAGGGACCACTCATAACTGCCCAACTCGTTTGCGAACCGGATGAAGTGAAAATAGGGATGAAGGTCAGAAAAGCCTTCAGGAAGTACGGCGAGGAGAGCGAAGCGGGCATTATCTACTACGGAACGAAGTTTGTGCCGGACGAGTAA
- a CDS encoding 4Fe-4S binding protein, whose protein sequence is MARRKKPQKKIEVDRFRCAYCGACVAVCKFNANELVETFLVIDEEECTLCMSCIKACPMRALAVKEVA, encoded by the coding sequence ATGGCTCGCAGGAAGAAGCCGCAGAAGAAGATCGAGGTTGACAGATTCAGGTGTGCCTATTGCGGAGCGTGCGTTGCGGTCTGCAAGTTTAACGCTAACGAGCTCGTAGAGACTTTCCTCGTAATAGACGAGGAGGAATGCACCCTCTGCATGAGCTGCATCAAAGCGTGCCCGATGCGTGCCCTCGCAGTTAAGGAGGTTGCGTAA
- a CDS encoding geranylgeranyl reductase family protein, which translates to MYDVVVIGAGPGGSIAAKTAAEKGLSVLLVEKRQEIGTPVRCAEGVSKEAIARFVDIDKKWIAAEVVGARIYSPDGTEIVMAEEMAGNEVGYVLERKVFDRHLARLAAKAGADVIVKTTATGIKRKEDGTVEVSLRRMGEEYSVDTKIVIGADGVESRVGKWAGIDTTLKLSEIESCVQYLMTGIDFDPEYCYFWLGNEIAPGGYIWLFPKGEDAANVGIGVLPSLAKKSPKEYLDSFIKEHFDGGEIVEVVAGGVPVKGPVETAVADNVMLVGDAARHADPITGGGIANAMRGGYFAGCVAAEAVEKGDYSAKFLRKYDELWKNDFGKTLHRNKILQQKLLKMDDKTLNKLAKSIAGCNLKEMSVRKIVMELIKHNPRLLWDIKGLFV; encoded by the coding sequence ATGTACGACGTCGTTGTAATTGGCGCAGGGCCAGGGGGCAGCATTGCAGCAAAGACTGCAGCGGAAAAAGGTCTCAGCGTTCTTCTTGTCGAGAAAAGGCAGGAAATCGGCACTCCTGTGAGGTGTGCGGAGGGCGTCAGCAAGGAGGCAATTGCGAGGTTTGTAGATATAGACAAAAAATGGATTGCTGCTGAGGTCGTTGGAGCGAGAATATACTCTCCCGACGGGACAGAAATAGTAATGGCGGAGGAGATGGCAGGAAATGAAGTTGGTTATGTTCTCGAAAGAAAAGTCTTCGACCGCCATCTTGCAAGGCTCGCTGCAAAGGCAGGAGCAGACGTAATAGTCAAAACAACAGCTACGGGGATAAAGAGAAAAGAAGACGGAACCGTAGAAGTCTCTCTTCGCAGAATGGGTGAGGAGTACAGCGTTGATACAAAAATAGTCATTGGTGCAGACGGAGTCGAAAGCAGGGTTGGGAAGTGGGCTGGAATCGACACAACGCTGAAGCTCAGCGAGATAGAGAGCTGCGTCCAGTACCTCATGACTGGTATAGACTTCGACCCAGAATACTGTTACTTCTGGCTGGGCAACGAGATTGCTCCCGGCGGATACATCTGGTTGTTCCCCAAGGGCGAGGATGCTGCAAATGTGGGCATAGGAGTTCTGCCGTCACTCGCCAAGAAGAGCCCGAAGGAGTATCTCGACAGCTTCATTAAGGAGCACTTTGATGGTGGAGAGATTGTAGAGGTTGTTGCGGGCGGTGTGCCTGTTAAAGGGCCTGTTGAAACGGCAGTTGCAGATAATGTGATGCTCGTCGGCGATGCTGCACGACATGCTGATCCAATAACAGGCGGAGGTATAGCGAATGCTATGAGAGGTGGCTACTTCGCCGGCTGCGTTGCTGCTGAAGCAGTTGAGAAAGGTGATTACTCCGCAAAGTTCCTCAGGAAATACGACGAGCTCTGGAAGAACGACTTCGGAAAGACTCTTCACAGAAATAAGATACTTCAGCAGAAGCTTCTCAAGATGGATGACAAGACCCTCAACAAGCTTGCAAAGAGCATTGCCGGCTGCAACCTGAAGGAAATGAGCGTCCGCAAGATAGTAATGGAGCTCATCAAGCACAACCCGCGCCTTCTGTGGGATATTAAAGGTTTATTCGTTTAA
- a CDS encoding ribbon-helix-helix domain-containing protein, translating to MPKKRGDRKQETVSIRLPEELIREIERIIDEHPELGYVSVPEFVREAVRDYILYLRSLERESAESSTEQPQ from the coding sequence ATGCCTAAGAAGAGAGGAGACAGAAAGCAAGAAACCGTTAGTATCCGGCTACCAGAGGAGCTTATTAGGGAAATAGAGAGAATTATAGACGAACATCCGGAACTTGGCTATGTTTCTGTTCCGGAGTTTGTTAGAGAGGCTGTAAGAGATTATATTCTCTATTTGAGGAGTCTTGAGCGTGAATCTGCCGAATCTTCCACCGAACAGCCTCAATAA
- a CDS encoding SPOR domain-containing protein — MKPKTFEEKFGQQQPTETVYQVIAFIKDEGKARRLMERIRKAGYSVIMVRSEGCL, encoded by the coding sequence ATGAAGCCTAAAACCTTTGAGGAGAAGTTTGGGCAACAGCAGCCGACGGAAACAGTCTATCAGGTTATCGCATTCATCAAGGACGAAGGGAAGGCCAGAAGGCTCATGGAGAGAATAAGGAAGGCTGGATACTCTGTTATCATGGTCAGGTCTGAGGGTTGCCTATAG
- a CDS encoding C2H2-type zinc finger protein: protein MYICPYCGRQYQKRGAFARHMKEKHGVERPFEHLTGSAGSSQPEPFTVKPPELSQPADKPAKVPVAGEKKKEERRERRMEGEEARYECGNCGFKFSKKYKHCPNCGARFDWSAVEEE from the coding sequence ATGTACATCTGCCCCTACTGTGGACGACAGTATCAGAAACGTGGAGCTTTTGCCAGACACATGAAGGAAAAGCACGGCGTTGAAAGACCGTTTGAGCATTTAACCGGTTCTGCCGGTTCTTCGCAGCCAGAGCCTTTCACGGTAAAACCACCTGAACTTTCTCAGCCGGCAGATAAGCCGGCCAAAGTTCCGGTTGCTGGTGAAAAGAAAAAGGAGGAGAGGAGGGAGAGGAGAATGGAGGGAGAAGAGGCTCGTTATGAGTGTGGAAACTGCGGTTTTAAGTTTTCGAAGAAATACAAGCACTGTCCGAACTGCGGAGCACGTTTTGATTGGTCGGCAGTTGAGGAAGAGTAA
- a CDS encoding AAA family ATPase, producing the protein MIELTNKRFCIFGLQGSGKTTLAKYILRQFGDSGWVIDVLDEYAGFNRYVMQDRTITGRDELNAAISYILQKFHPKLLVIDEANRYCPPKKPLPEMVSYLNDFHRHDNVAIGFIARRPAQLHTDLVELAHYLFIFRLVGKNDKIYLDYLHAGLSEAVESLPPHSFIFYNRETGEIKVMKVPLS; encoded by the coding sequence ATGATAGAGCTGACGAATAAACGATTTTGCATTTTCGGACTTCAGGGAAGTGGTAAAACAACGTTAGCCAAGTATATCCTTCGCCAGTTCGGAGATTCAGGGTGGGTTATTGATGTCCTTGATGAGTATGCAGGCTTCAACCGTTACGTTATGCAGGATAGAACAATAACCGGCAGAGATGAGCTTAACGCTGCCATTTCCTATATTCTTCAAAAGTTCCATCCAAAACTGTTAGTCATAGATGAGGCTAACCGCTATTGCCCACCTAAAAAGCCTCTGCCGGAAATGGTTAGTTATCTCAACGATTTCCACCGGCATGATAACGTTGCCATTGGATTCATAGCCAGAAGGCCGGCCCAACTCCACACGGATTTAGTAGAGCTGGCCCATTATCTTTTTATTTTCCGTTTAGTCGGCAAAAACGACAAAATCTATTTGGATTACCTTCACGCCGGCCTTAGCGAAGCCGTAGAGAGTCTGCCGCCTCATTCCTTCATTTTCTACAACAGGGAAACCGGCGAGATTAAGGTTATGAAAGTTCCATTAAGCTGA